In Deltaproteobacteria bacterium, the genomic stretch GCCCGGGAAAAATCCATCCGTCACGGGCATCCGTCCACCCTGCATCTTTGGTGGGCCAGACGGCCGCTGGCGGCCTGCCGGGCCGTACTTTTTGCCCAGCTGGTGGACGACCCTTCCAGTGACCCGGCATATCGCCGACCCGATGGTACTGTAGACGAGGAACGGGCCGGAATCAAGCGGGCCGAGCTTTTCAATCTGATCAAGGAACTGGTCAGGTGGGAAAACTCCAATAACCCGGATGTGATTAACAGGGCCAGAGCGGAAATAGCCCGCTCAGTCGCCTCGCGGAAGATCGAGCTGGGTGAGCTTAAAAAGGAAACCATCATCTTTGGTCGTGAAGAAGGGAAAGCGCACCCAGACGGTCCTCTGCCCAACGACGGCCGTTTTACGGCCTGGCAGGTCAATTGCCGGTTGGCCCCTGCAACAGCGGTCAATCACTTTCTGCAAACATACGCGCCGCCGGTGCTGGACCCATTCGCCGGGGGCGGTTCCATCCCCCTGGAGGCGCAGCGCCTCGGTTTGCGCGCCCACGCCTCAGACCTGAATCCGGTGCCGGTGCTGATTAACAAGGCGCTGATTGAAATTCCGCCGAAGTTTGCGGGACTGCCGCCGGTCAATCCTGAGTGGCAGAAGAAAAGCCGGGAGGAAAAAACCCTGCAATCGTCATGGCAGGGAGCGCGTGGGCTGGCCGGGGACGTGCGCTGGTATGGCCGGTGGATGCGCGACGAGGCGGAAAAACGGATCGGCCACCTGTATCCCAAGGTGAAGATTACCCAGGAGATGGTGGACGACCTGTCTGCGTGCGGGGACGCACAGGCAGGCGGCCGCCCGGATCTGAAACCCTGGCTCGGTCAGGAACTCACCGTCATTGCCTGGTTGTGGGCCAGGACGGTGGCCAGCCCCGATCCGTCGGTGGGCGGTAAACATGTGCCGCTGGCCCGCTCCTTCTGGCTGAGCAAGAAGAAAGGCAAGGAAACCTATGTTCAGCCCGTGGTGGACAGGGAAAAGGGAATGTATGAGTTCAAGGTCAGGGTCGGGAAACCTGCAGACGGGTTTGATCCGGGTAAGGGAACAGTTGTCCGGACGGGTGCCGTATGTGTAATGACAGGTTCTCCAATTCCGTTCGATTACGTACGTGATGAAGGGAAAGCTGGACGGATGTACCAGCAGCTTATGGCAATAGTATGTGAGGGATCACGAGGTCGTGTTTATTTATCGCCAACTTCTTATCAGGAAAATGTTGCTGACTGCGGACTGCCAGAGGTACTGTCAACTTTTTTGTGTGAATTTCTCATAGGCCAATTCTTTGAGAAAAGGCAGGTTGTTACGCACTTTTCCTATTGGGTTTGATCTCCAATGCAATTCCATTCTCAGAGAGATAAAGGCCAGGAGACGGTAACAGGCAGTCTCACCAGCGATGATCTCCATAGGTTTCGTTCTGCGTTTAAATTCCTTGTTTAGTCTCTCTATGATATTAGTGGTCCGTAGAGATATCCATTCCTCTTCAGGAAAGCTGAAAAAGGTCAGGCAGGCATTGATGGATCTCTCAAGACAGGATACAGCAGAAGGAATGGTATCCTTCCATTTCTTTTTAAACTGCTCGAAAAACTCCATGGCTTTCTTTCTTGAAGAGGCATAGAAGATGGACCTTAAATCATCCGCTACTTCCTTCTTTAGCTTCTTGGGTACCTTGGCCAAGACATTCCTTGCTACATGTACCTGACAACGCTGTACCTTTGCATTCGGGAATTCTTCCTTGAATACGGTCTCAACACCAGTTAGACCATCCATTATGCCCAAAGTAACTCTCTGGGGATTCAGACCTCTTGTCTTTAAATCCTTGAAGAATTCACGCCAGCTACCTGCTGATTCTTTATCTCCAGACTGGAGACCTAATACCAACCTTTGATTTGCCTCTGTGACACCAATGGCTGCCAGAATCGGAACGGTCTCAATGTCCCGAGCAATGCGCATGTTAAAATTGACTCCATCAATAAACATGTACTTGACACATTCTGATGACAGGTTTCGCATCCTCCATTTCTCAACTGCCTCTGACAGTTCTACATTGGCACTGCTGATCTCAGTAGGAGAAATCTTTCTGCCTATCAGCCTATAGGATATCATGGAGAGACTACGAGTACTGATACCTGCCAAAAACATAAGGCTCAGGTCCCTGGCTATCTCTTCCTCATACTGCTTGCTCCTGGGAATGACCTGGGTCTTGAACTCTCCCTTACGGTCTCGAGGTACATAAACATCTACTTTGCCTATTCCCTTTAAGGTAAAATGACGACCATAGGATCCATTGCGATGATTGGGTTCTCCAGAGCTGCGCTCATAAGGTTCTCTGCCCAGAAAGTGTGTCAGCTCCGCATTCATCATGGCTGTCAGATACTGACCAACAGTCTTTTGAATATCAAAACGGATCATCTCAAAAAGTCTCTCCGGCTGCTCCTCTGGATATTTCATATAAGCGCAGGCGAATTTTGTGACGCAGCACAGGAGNNNNNNNNNNNNNNNNNNNNNNNNNNNNNNNNNNNNNNNNNNNNNNNNNNNNNNNNNNNNNNNNNNNNNNNNNNNNNNNNNNNNNNNNNNNNNNNNNNNNNNNNNNNNNNNNNNNNNNNNNNNNNNNNNNNNNNNNNNNNNNNNNNNNNNNNNNNNNNNNNNNNNNNNNNNNNNNNNNNNNNNNNNNNNNNNNNNNNNNNNNNNNNNNNNNNNNNNNNNNNNNNNNNNNNNNNNNNNNNNNNNNNNNNNNNNNNNNNNNNNNNNNNNNNNNNNNNNNNNNNNNNNNNNNNNNNNNNNNNNNNNNNNNNNNNNNNNNNNNNNNNNNNNNNNNNNNNNNNNNNNNNNNNNNNNNNNNNNNNNNNNNNNNNNNNNNNNNNNNNNNNNNNNNNNNNNNNNNNNNNNNNNNNNNNNNNNNNNNNNNNNNNNNNNNNNNNNNNNNNNNNNNNNNNNNNNNNNNNNNNNNNNNNNNNNNNNNNNNNNNNNNNNNNNNNNNNNNNNNNNNNNNNNNNNNNNNNNNNNNNNNNNNNNNNNNNNNNNNNNNNNNNNNNNNNNNNNNNNNNNNNNNNNNNNNNNNNNNNNNNNNNNNNNNNNNNNNNNNNNNNNNNNNNNNNNNNNNNNNNNNNNNNNNNNNNNNNNNNNNNNNNNNNNNNNNNNNNNNNNNNNNNNNNNNNNNNNNNNNNNNNNNNNNNNNNNNNNNNNNNNNNNNNNNNNNNNNNNNNNNNNNNNNNNNNNNNNNNNNNNNNNNNNNNNNNNNNNNNNNNNNNNNNNNNNNNNNNNNNNNNNNNNNNNNNNNNNNNNNNNNNNNNNNNNNNNNNNNNNNNNNNNNNNNNNNNNNNNNNNNNNNNNNNNNNNNNNNNNNNNNNNNNNNNNNNNNNNNNNNNNNNNNNNNNNNNNNNNNNNNNNNNNNNNNNNNNNNNNNNNNNNNNNNNNNNNNNNNNNNNNNNNNNNNNNNNNNNNNNNNNNNNNNNNNNNNNNNNNNNNNNNNNNNNNNNNNNNNNNNNNNNNNNNNNNNNNNNNNNNNNNNNNNNNNNNNNNNNNNNNNNNNNNNNNNNNNNNNNNNNNNNNNNNNNNNNNNNNNNNNNNNNNNNNNNNNNNNNNNNNNNNNNNNNNNNNNNNNNNNNNNNNNNNNNNNNNNNNNNNNNNNNNNNNNNNNNNNNNNNNNNNNNNNNNNNNNNNNNNNNNNNNNNNNNNNNNNNNNNNNNNNNNNNNNNNNNNNNNNNNNNNNNNNNNNNNNNNNNNNNNNNNNNNNNNNNNNNNNNNNNNNNNNNNNNNNNNNNNNNNNNNNNNNNNNNNNNNNNNNNNNNNNNNNNNNNNNNNNNNNNNNNNNNNNNNNNNNNNNNNNNNNNNNNNNNNNNNNNNNNNNNNNNNNNNNNNNNNNNNNNNNNNNNNNNNNNNNNNNNNNNNNNNNNNNNNNNNNNNNNNNNNNNNNNNNNNNNNNNNNNNNNNNNNNNNNNNNNNNNNNNNNNNNNNNNNNNNNNNNNNNNNNNNNNNNNNNNNNNNNNNNNNNNNNNNNNNNNNNNNNNNNNNNNNNNNNNNNNNNNNNNNNNNNNNNNNNNNNNNNNNNNNNNNNNNNNNNNNNNNNNNNNNNNNNNNNNNNNNNNNNNNNNNNNNNNNNNNNNNNNNNNNNNNNNNNNNNNNNNNNNNNNNNNNNNNNNNNNNNNNNNNNNNNNNNNNNNNNNNNNNNNNNNNNNNNNNNNNNNNNNNNNNNNNNNNNNNNNNNNNNNNNNNNNNNNNNNNNNNNNNNNNNNNNNNNNNNNNNNNNNNNNNNNNNNNNNNNNNNNNNNNNNNNNNNNNNNNNNNNNNNNNNNNNNNNNNNNNNNNNNNNNNNNNNNNNNNNNNNNNNNNNNNNNNNNNNNNNNNNNNNNNNNNNNNNNNNNNNNNNNNNNNNNNNNNNNNNNNNNNNNNNNNNNNNNNNNNNNNNNNNNNNNNNNNNNNNNNNNNNNNNNNNNNNNNNNNNNNNNNNNNNNNNNNNNNNNNNNNNNNNNNNNNNNNNNNNNNNNNNNNNNNNNNNNNNNNNNNNNNNNNNNNNNNNNNNNNNNNNNNNNNNNNNNNNNNNNNNNNNNNNNNNNNNNNNNNNNNNNNNNNNNNNNNNNNNNNNNNNNNNNNNNNNNNNNNNNNNNNNNNNNNNNNNNNNNNNNNNNNNNNNNNNNNNNNNNNNNNNNNNNNNNNNNNNNNNNNNNNNNNNNNNNNNNNNNNNNNNNNNNNNNNNNNNNNNNNNNNNNNNNNNNNNNNNNNNNNNNNNNNNNNNNNNNNNNNNNNNNNNNNNNNNNNNNNNNNNNNNNNNNNNNNNNNNNNNNNNNNNNNNNNNNNNNNNNNNNNNNNNNNNNNNNNNNNNNNNNNNNNNNNNNNNNNNNNNNNNNNNNNNNNNNNNNNNNNNNNNNNNNNNNNNNNNNNNNNNNNNNNNNNNNNNNNNNNNNNNNNNNNNNNNNNNNNNNNNNNNNNNNNNNNNNNNNNNNNNNNNNNNNNNNNNNNNNNNNNNNNNNNNNNNNNNNNNNNNNNNNNNNNNNNNNNNNNNNNNNNNNNNNNNNNNNNNNNNNNNNNNNNNNNNNNNNNNNNNNNNNNNNNNNNNNNNNNNNNNNNNNNNNNNNNNNNNNNNNNNNNNNNNNNNNNNNNNNNNNNNNNNNNNNNNNNNNNNNNNNNNNNNNNNNNNNNNNNNNNNNNNNNNNNNN encodes the following:
- a CDS encoding IS256 family transposase; protein product: MKYPEEQPERLFEMIRFDIQKTVGQYLTAMMNAELTHFLGREPYERSSGEPNHRNGSYGRHFTLKGIGKVDVYVPRDRKGEFKTQVIPRSKQYEEEIARDLSLMFLAGISTRSLSMISYRLIGRKISPTEISSANVELSEAVEKWRMRNLSSECVKYMFIDGVNFNMRIARDIETVPILAAIGVTEANQRLVLGLQSGDKESAGSWREFFKDLKTRGLNPQRVTLGIMDGLTGVETVFKEEFPNAKVQRCQVHVARNVLAKVPKKLKKEVADDLRSIFYASSRKKAMEFFEQFKKKWKDTIPSAVSCLERSINACLTFFSFPEEEWISLRTTNIIERLNKEFKRRTKPMEIIAGETACYRLLAFISLRMELHWRSNPIGKVRNNLPFLKELAYEKFTQKS